The nucleotide sequence CAATGAGACCCAGAGCTGACACCGCACTCGCACGGACGGGAACGGCCGAACGCGAAGCGATGGTCCAACGCGCCGATCCGTCAATCGACATCGATCCCGTCGTAGAGGCTCAGGCTGCCGCGGCCGGCAGGCTGGTTATTTCGCCGCGCGCCGGATAGTCCTTTCCGATGACATAGTCGATCGCGCCGAGAATATCGGCGAAGTGCGGCCGCGCGAACGGCATCGTCTGTACGCTGGCGAAATAGAGCGTGTGGTCCGCACGCACCAGAAACAGCCCGGGCTCCGAAAACAAAGCCGGTTCGTCGACTCCGGCAGACGTCATTCCGCGGCCCGTCGAGACGTACAATCCCCATGCGCGAGCGATCCGGAGATCAAGGCCAAATCCCAGCCTTAGGTTCGGCAGCTTCCATTCTCGTTTGCTGCGTTCCGCGCGCTCGGCACTGTCGGATGATATCGCAACGACGCCAACGCCCCGCTTAGCGAAATCCGCCAGCTTTGCTTCCAAATCACCTAGCTGCGTCCGGCAAATCGGGCAGTGCAGACCACGGTAAAATACGACCATGGTGAAACGCTCCGGATTTTCGGCGGCAATATCGAAACGCCCGCCACCAACCAGGCTTACCGTAAGAGTCGGAACGAGCTGGCGCGGAACAAGCGGCTTGATGTCAGTCATCGGTCGGCTCCATTGCTTCTCAGCCCGCAAATAGGCAGGCCCCCCTGCATTTGGAATCCGCCATCGATCACGCTCAGGTGAACGAACAGCGCTGGTCGTTGCGCACGACGCTGCAACCGACGATCACCACGGACAATACCGACACGCCGATGGCGATGATCGCCGAGAAGAGAGCCGCCTGCCTCGCTTCATGTCTCACCACCGAGACTTTGTCTCGCGACGAGTGAGACATGCGCCCTGCGCGCCACCCCCGGCGGTGGGCCATGCGCCCAACAAAACCGGCCATTTCAGCGACAATTGAGCCCGATCCCGGCTGGCACACCGCTTGCTCCATTGCCGGAACCGCGCATCAAGACGCGTCCGCACGCAAGTAGACACTATCGAGGAGAAACGCCATGGAGATCGGATATTTCACGATGCCTTCGCATCCGCCGGAGTGCGGGTTGAAGGAAGGGCAGGACTGGGACCTCCAGGTCCTGCGCTGGCTCGACGAACTCGGCTATCAGGAAGCCTGGATCGGCGAACATCACACCGCGCCCTGGGAGCCCCACCCCGCGCCGGACCTGTTGATCGCGCAGGCCCTGCTGCA is from Bradyrhizobium sp. AZCC 2176 and encodes:
- a CDS encoding peroxiredoxin-like family protein; this encodes MTDIKPLVPRQLVPTLTVSLVGGGRFDIAAENPERFTMVVFYRGLHCPICRTQLGDLEAKLADFAKRGVGVVAISSDSAERAERSKREWKLPNLRLGFGLDLRIARAWGLYVSTGRGMTSAGVDEPALFSEPGLFLVRADHTLYFASVQTMPFARPHFADILGAIDYVIGKDYPARGEITSLPAAAA